A single window of Rubripirellula lacrimiformis DNA harbors:
- a CDS encoding fatty acid desaturase family protein, with protein MTSKGLPRSNFSFSQARSLIGDLNQPNPWIYWTDFLVSVLIGHVAIQLILAIPQRFPDAWWAWLASGLCYVITIVMYMRALMFIHELVHLPKHGYTGFRVVWNLLCGIPFLVPSFLYYPHVDHHRRKHYGTEHDGEYLALSHQSRWLIVGFVAQALVIPFLGIARFLLISPVCWLIPGARQWVHRHASTMLVDPSYERTDASPKLMRTVVLQEACCFVWCVVLLSGHWFLTGQWFNPFWIVAYGVAQGLLVMNEVRTLGAHRWTNEEGEMTFEEQLLDTVNYPYSPWVSELWGPVGTRYHALHHLFPRLPYHNLGKAHARLVEGLPPDSIYHQTIATSLTSEIIALWKRASEQPGNRPSARESKSQPALASTANRSPQAR; from the coding sequence ATGACTTCCAAAGGTCTACCGCGATCAAACTTTTCGTTCTCTCAGGCTCGTTCGCTGATTGGCGATTTGAACCAACCCAATCCGTGGATCTACTGGACTGATTTTCTGGTCTCGGTCCTGATCGGTCACGTCGCGATTCAATTGATTCTGGCGATTCCCCAGCGGTTCCCAGATGCGTGGTGGGCTTGGCTGGCGTCGGGGCTGTGTTACGTCATCACAATCGTGATGTACATGCGGGCGTTGATGTTCATCCACGAACTGGTCCACCTGCCCAAGCACGGATACACCGGTTTTCGAGTGGTCTGGAATCTGTTGTGCGGCATTCCTTTTTTGGTGCCGTCGTTTCTGTATTATCCGCACGTGGATCACCATCGACGCAAACACTATGGGACCGAGCACGACGGAGAGTATTTGGCGCTGAGCCACCAAAGTCGTTGGCTGATCGTCGGCTTCGTTGCTCAGGCGTTGGTGATTCCGTTCCTAGGCATCGCGAGGTTCCTTTTGATCAGCCCGGTGTGCTGGTTGATCCCCGGCGCCCGCCAATGGGTCCACCGGCATGCGTCAACGATGTTGGTGGACCCCAGCTACGAACGCACCGATGCGTCGCCCAAGCTGATGCGAACGGTCGTCTTGCAAGAGGCGTGTTGTTTCGTTTGGTGCGTCGTCTTGTTGTCCGGACACTGGTTTCTGACCGGCCAGTGGTTCAACCCGTTCTGGATCGTCGCTTACGGCGTCGCCCAAGGCCTGCTGGTCATGAACGAAGTCCGCACGTTGGGTGCTCATCGGTGGACGAACGAAGAAGGCGAGATGACCTTCGAAGAACAGTTGCTAGACACGGTCAACTATCCCTATTCGCCGTGGGTCAGCGAGTTGTGGGGACCGGTTGGCACACGCTACCACGCGTTGCACCATTTGTTTCCTCGGCTGCCCTACCACAACCTGGGCAAAGCGCACGCTCGGCTAGTCGAAGGCCTGCCCCCGGATTCGATTTATCACCAAACCATCGCGACCAGTTTGACCAGCGAGATCATCGCTCTTTGGAAGCGTGCCAGCGAACAACCGGGCAATCGACCATCTGCCCGCGAATCGAAGTCGCAACCGGCGCTGGCATCCACCGCGAACCGATCGCCGCAAGCCCGCTAG
- the treZ gene encoding malto-oligosyltrehalose trehalohydrolase, with the protein MIDVASLSPTRLHPILGGRLIASDRARFCVWSPTCDTVAVYLPDSDRQVPMQRTSGGYHVAEIADVKAGQRYFYRFDGGPDRPDPASRYQPDGVHGPSALVDDALDWSDQRWAMPAREDWVIYELHVGAFTSQGTFAAAIDRLDELVELGINVIELMPVADAAGRWNWGYDGVNLFAPNRNYGPPHDLRRLVDAAHQRGIGVILDVVYNHLGPEGNYLGQSGPYLSDRHQTVWGSAPNFDDAVHATELRRFFVANAIYWLDEFHIDGLRVDAIHCMEDDSDQHVVIEISNAIRRWSAENVRHSFLIAESNVYDETMLVPTDQGGCGFDAQWSDDFLHSFFAVVRPGEKLCHRSYQPKTDLDQVLRMGYVYAGTLVDQRGRCQIGPRVDTSGLIYNIQNHDFVGNHPLGKRLHQLTSLETQAAAATLLILSPGIPMLFMGEEFACEQPFGFFVDFGDAELRESVIAGRRREYPQHDWSGGASPVDEAAFHQAKIGPASAGNSVMRNWYRSLIAERRAWISRGLIGSDRVSIESDLDQGLFVLRYQNDLESAMVAVRLCDDPTATDAIVFQSDGQLVLDSRGLPDDGQLLPNHAKVFVKSETA; encoded by the coding sequence ATGATCGACGTAGCTTCTCTTTCGCCGACCCGACTGCATCCAATTTTGGGGGGCCGGTTGATTGCCAGTGATCGAGCACGTTTTTGTGTTTGGTCACCCACCTGTGATACGGTCGCAGTGTACCTGCCCGATTCCGATCGTCAGGTCCCGATGCAGCGGACGAGCGGCGGTTACCATGTCGCAGAGATTGCCGATGTGAAAGCCGGACAACGCTACTTCTATCGTTTCGACGGTGGTCCCGACCGTCCCGACCCTGCATCACGTTACCAGCCCGACGGAGTTCACGGTCCCAGTGCGCTGGTCGATGATGCATTGGATTGGTCCGACCAACGGTGGGCCATGCCGGCCCGTGAAGATTGGGTGATTTATGAGTTGCACGTCGGCGCATTCACAAGCCAGGGCACGTTTGCCGCAGCCATCGACCGGCTTGATGAACTGGTCGAACTTGGCATCAATGTGATCGAGTTGATGCCGGTGGCTGATGCCGCAGGCCGATGGAATTGGGGCTACGACGGCGTCAACCTGTTTGCCCCCAATCGCAACTATGGTCCACCCCACGACCTGCGCCGCTTGGTCGATGCTGCCCACCAACGGGGAATCGGGGTCATCTTGGATGTTGTCTACAACCACCTTGGACCCGAAGGCAACTACTTGGGCCAATCAGGGCCGTACCTTTCGGATCGGCACCAAACGGTGTGGGGATCGGCGCCGAACTTTGACGACGCAGTGCATGCCACCGAACTGAGACGGTTCTTTGTTGCCAATGCGATCTATTGGTTGGACGAGTTTCATATCGATGGATTGCGAGTCGATGCGATCCACTGCATGGAAGACGATAGCGACCAGCACGTTGTGATCGAGATCAGCAATGCCATTCGTCGTTGGTCTGCTGAAAACGTTCGGCATTCGTTCTTGATCGCCGAATCCAACGTCTATGACGAAACCATGTTGGTGCCGACTGACCAAGGTGGCTGCGGATTTGATGCGCAGTGGAGCGATGATTTTCTGCACAGTTTCTTTGCCGTTGTCCGACCGGGCGAAAAACTGTGTCATCGCAGCTATCAACCCAAGACGGACCTGGACCAAGTTCTGCGGATGGGATACGTCTACGCGGGGACATTGGTGGATCAACGGGGGCGTTGCCAGATTGGCCCGCGTGTCGATACCAGCGGGTTGATCTACAACATTCAGAACCACGACTTCGTCGGCAATCATCCGTTGGGCAAGCGACTGCATCAGTTGACTTCGCTGGAAACGCAGGCCGCCGCGGCAACGCTGTTGATCCTGTCGCCCGGGATTCCCATGTTGTTCATGGGGGAAGAATTTGCCTGCGAACAACCCTTTGGGTTCTTTGTCGATTTTGGTGACGCGGAACTTCGAGAATCTGTCATCGCGGGGCGTCGCCGTGAATATCCACAACACGATTGGTCGGGCGGTGCGTCGCCGGTCGACGAGGCAGCCTTTCATCAGGCCAAGATCGGCCCGGCCAGTGCTGGCAATTCAGTGATGCGAAATTGGTATCGATCGTTGATCGCCGAAAGACGTGCGTGGATCAGCCGCGGATTGATCGGCAGCGATCGCGTTTCGATCGAATCCGACCTGGACCAGGGGCTGTTCGTGTTGCGTTACCAAAACGATCTGGAATCCGCGATGGTGGCGGTGCGATTGTGCGATGATCCGACGGCAACCGACGCGATCGTATTCCAATCCGATGGCCAGTTGGTTTTGGATTCACGTGGCCTGCCGGACGACGGACAATTGTTGCCCAATCACGCGAAGGTGTTCGTGAAGTCCGAAACCGCCTAG
- a CDS encoding endonuclease/exonuclease/phosphatase family protein, translating into MTTTKTSRIVRLILSVAFLFAGSMANLAMADETFASGDERSTDGETNDSPIRLATYNASLYGKESGQIHQRLADGIDSQASKIAAIVQTVRPDILLINEIDHDSDSATAKLLAQRFFAVGQDDRKPILYPYVYSAPSNTGIPSRLDLDGDGKTTGPGDAWGFGVYPGQYSMAVFSRFPIEFDKIRTFGNLLWRDLPGALRPIVPSTRAPFHDDAIWNQLRLSSKNHIDVPVRVGDRVIHVLACHPTPPVFDGPEDRNGCRNHDEIQFWNEYTQNPTADFLVDDQGRRGGLPKSETFFIAGDLNSDPVDGDSRSDAIVALLDNPRLMDPQPPSEGGRQAAGGSRLRSPARGVPDLDTASFGRSGNMRIDYLLPSRDFVVRHAAVFWPPPTDPRHAWVTASDHRMVWVEVERPQ; encoded by the coding sequence ATGACCACCACGAAAACCAGTCGCATTGTTCGCCTGATCCTGTCGGTTGCGTTTTTGTTCGCGGGGTCAATGGCCAACCTAGCGATGGCCGACGAAACGTTCGCATCCGGTGACGAACGAAGCACCGATGGCGAGACGAATGATAGCCCGATTCGGTTGGCGACCTACAATGCTTCGCTATACGGGAAAGAATCAGGTCAGATCCATCAACGGCTTGCCGATGGAATCGATTCGCAAGCGTCCAAGATCGCGGCGATCGTGCAAACTGTCCGCCCCGACATCCTGCTGATCAACGAAATCGATCACGATTCCGATTCAGCAACCGCAAAACTTTTGGCACAGCGTTTCTTTGCGGTAGGCCAGGACGACCGGAAACCGATCCTCTATCCCTACGTTTATTCGGCGCCTAGCAACACGGGGATTCCCTCTCGATTGGATTTGGATGGCGACGGAAAGACCACCGGCCCTGGGGACGCGTGGGGATTTGGTGTTTACCCAGGCCAGTATTCGATGGCGGTGTTCAGCCGATTCCCGATCGAATTCGACAAGATCCGAACCTTTGGGAATCTGCTTTGGCGAGACCTGCCCGGCGCCCTTCGACCGATCGTCCCCAGCACCCGAGCACCGTTCCACGACGACGCCATTTGGAACCAATTGCGATTGTCTAGCAAGAACCATATCGACGTCCCCGTGCGTGTTGGCGATCGCGTTATCCATGTGCTGGCTTGCCATCCAACGCCGCCGGTGTTTGATGGACCAGAGGACCGCAATGGATGCCGCAATCATGATGAAATCCAGTTCTGGAATGAATACACCCAGAACCCCACCGCCGACTTTCTGGTCGACGACCAGGGTCGCCGTGGCGGATTGCCCAAGTCGGAAACGTTTTTCATCGCAGGCGATTTGAACAGTGACCCGGTCGATGGTGACAGCCGCAGTGACGCCATCGTTGCACTGCTGGACAACCCACGATTGATGGATCCTCAACCACCAAGCGAAGGTGGCCGCCAAGCTGCGGGAGGATCTCGGCTGCGAAGTCCGGCGCGGGGAGTTCCCGATCTGGACACGGCCAGTTTTGGACGCAGCGGAAACATGCGAATCGATTATCTGTTGCCCAGTCGCGATTTTGTGGTTCGTCACGCCGCGGTCTTTTGGCCGCCCCCGACCGATCCCCGTCATGCTTGGGTCACCGCCAGCGACCACCGCATGGTGTGGGTCGAAGTCGAGCGTCCCCAGTGA